GTATCGGTTGCCATCCCCAACATCGCGCGATTCACTTGCTCACATAAGCCTGAAATCACCGAGGGGAGGTCGCACATGCTGCTGAATTTCCGGGTGGCCAATCATCGTTCGATCCGCGAGGAACAGGAGCTCCAGCTCCACCCCGCCTACGACACCGACCGTCCTCCGGGTACGGACTGGGCCGCAGTTCCCGTGGTGGGTCTCTTCGGCGCCAACGCCGCCGGCAAGTCGAACCTTGTCGGAGCGCTGGAGTACATGGCCTCCATGGTCCTGAATTCGCATCGCGACGCGGAGCCCGGCGACGGCCTCACCCGTAGCGTGTTCCGCCTGGATGCCGCCGCATCCGACGAACCGTCCTGGTATGTGGTGGACCTCCTGTTGGACGGCGTCCGCTACACGTACGGCTTCAGCGTCGATGACGAGCGCGTGCTCGACGAATGGCTCTACAGCTACCCGCTCGGCAAGAAGCGCAAGATCTTCGAGCGCCCGGACGGCGAAGTGCAGCCGGGAGATTCGCAGGCCAAGCGCGAACTCGAACTGGTCGAGAACATCACCGAGCCCAACGTGCTGTTCCTGACCATGGCCGCACGTTCCAAGCAGGAGGACTTCCGCCCGGTCTACGACTGGTTCGCGACGGGTCTGCGGTTCGCCGAGGGCAGGACACGGATGCCACTGGGAGTCCCGACGGGGTCGAGCCGGGACGCTGCCGCCCTCCTGGCGCTCCTGCGCTCTGCCGACCTGGGGATCGAGGAGTACGGCATCGAGCGTCAGGTCATGGACGAGGACGCCCTGCACAGAATGTTCGGCGGGCCGCTGCTCCAGCAGGAACTCGCCAGACTGGAGGCAAGCGGGCCACGCGAGTTGTCGCGGACGTGGATCGGCCATCGCGGTCGCTCCGGCGTGGTCCGCATGGAACTGCATGAGGAGTCCGCCGGCACCAGAGCGCTACTGCGACAGGCTCCGCGGTTCCTGTCCGTGCTGCGCCAAGGGGGCACATTCATCGTCGACGAGATCGACTCCAGCCTTCACCCGCTGCTGACCACCCAGCTCATCGGGCTCTTCCAGGACCCGGAGACGAATCCGCGTGCCGCACAACTGATCTTCACCTCCCACGATGCCAGCCTGCTCGGCCGTGCGGACGGCGAGGACATTCTCAAGCGGGACCAGGTGTGGTTCGTGGAGAAGGACCGGTACGGGGAGACCCGTCTGATCGCCTTGTCGGAGTTCAAGCCCCGTACCGGAGAGAACCACGAGCGCCGGTATCTGGGCGGCAGCTACGGCGGGGTGCCCTTCATCGACGAGAGCTTCACCAAGGCGTTGGCGGCTCGGGGGGACGAACGTGGCGCGACAGCCTAAGCCTGGCGGCCGCAAGCGCCCCTCCTTCGAGTCCCGGCTCGATAGGAGATCGGGACTCCGCGCCGCCCGGCTGCGATTACTGGTCGTATGCGGCGCCGAAGTGACCGAGCACGCGTATGTGCAAGGGCTCAAGAACGCTGCCCGGAATCCGGCCGTTTCGGTCAAGATCGTCAAGCATCCGAAAGCGCCGTCCCAAGTCGTCGCGCATGCGGCGAAGCTCCTCGCCTCAGCCGCCGACGAGTACGACGAGGCGTGGTGCGTCCTGGACGTCGACGAGTTCACCGACCTCGATGAGGCCTTGCGCGAGGCCGGACGCCATGGCATTGGCGTCGCTCTGTCGAACCCGTGTTTCGAGGTGTGGTTGCTGCTGCACTTCACCGATCACCGCAAGCACGCAGGCTCCTACGACCAGCTCGTGCCGATCCTGAACAGACACACACCGGGCGGATACTCCAAGACGGGACTCGTCTTCCGCCACTACGAAGACGGCTGGCGCGAGGCGGTCCGCCGTGCGAAGAAGCTGGCTCCGGAGGGCAAGGAGCGCGAGGTCAACCCGTCCACAGGCATGTGGAAACTCGCGCTCGCCATCGGTGGTCCGGCGTAGCGGCAGCCCTCACCCCAGCGCCTCGTCGACCATCGCCGCCCACTGCGCCACGACCCTCCCCCGGCGCGCCCTGTCGTCGGTGAGGACGTTGGCGAGGCCCAGGCCGCGGGCCATGTCGAGGAGGCCCTGGACCGTTTCCCGTACGCCGGGGCGGGTTTCGTCGGCGTGCAGGAGGCCGACCGCGATGTGGTGGGTCTCGCGGCCCACTCGGGCTTCGAGTTCGGTGACGCGGGGGCGGAGCTGTTCCTCGTTGGAGGCGGCGACCCAGAGCTGGAGTGCGGCGCGGAACAGCGGGCCCGTGTAGAGGTCGACGAGGGCGGCGACGACGGCGGCGCGGTCCTGGTCGGGGACGGCGCGCAGGGCGGCGGAGCGTTCCTCGGCGACGTACTCGACGGCTGCGGTGAACAGGTCCTCGCGGGTGGGGAAGTGGTGCTGGGCCGCGCCGCGCGAGACACCGGCGCGTATCGCGACGACGGAGACGGTGGAGCCTGCCCAGCCGTGATCTGCGAGGCAGGCCACCGCGGCTTCCAGCAGCCGTTGGCGGGTGGCGCGGCTGCGGTCCTGCTTGGGTGGGGTCAGAGCCGCCATGCGGGGTCCCGTCGTTCCAGGAAGGCCGTCATCCCCTCCCGTGCCTCGTCGGAGGCGAAGAGCGCGGCGGAGCGGGCGATGAGGTCTTCGGCGTACTGGTCGAAAGTCTCCCGCACAGTAACCGTGACCAGCTCCTTCGATGCGGCCAGCCCCTGGGGCGAGGCCCTGCGCAGTCCGTCGAGTACCGGTAGGAGTGCCTTGTCCACGTCCTCGGCGGCGAGGGTGACCAGGCCGGTTCTGGCGGCTTCGGCCGCGTCGAAGCGTTCGCCCGTGAGGTAGTAGCGGGAGGCCGCGCGCGGGTCCAGGCGGGGCAGCAGGGGCAGGGAGATGACGGCGGGGGCCAGGCCGAGGCGGGATTCGGTGAGGGCGAAGGAGGAGTCGGGGCCCGCGGCCGAGATGTCGCAGGCCCCGAGGAGGCCGAGGCCGCCGGCCCGGACGTGGCCGGTGACCCGGGCGACGACCGGTTTGGGGAGCGTGATGATCTGCCGCAGGAGGGCGACGAAGGCGTGCGGGTCGGCCGGTGCCCTGAGGTCGGCGCCCGCGCAGAACGTGTTGCCGGTGTGGGTGAGGACCACCGCCCGCACGGTGTCGTCCGCCGCGCAGGCGTCGAGGGCAGCGGTCAACCCGGCCACGAGTGGTGCGCTCAGGGCGTTGCGGTTGGCCGGGGAGTCGAGCGTCAGGGTGGTGACGCCCCGGTCGTGGGTGGGTGGGGCGAGGGTCATGGCTGCTTCTCCCTGTCGCGCAGTTCGCGGCGCAGGATCTTGCCGGATGCGGCGCGCGGTACGGCGTCGATGAATTCGGCCTGACGGATCTTCTTGTACGGCGCTACGCGCTCGGCGACGTACGTCATGACGGCGTCGGCGGTGAGGTCCCGGGCGGCCGGCTGTCGTACGAGGAAGGCCTTCGGGATCTCGTTGCCGTCGGCGTCGTACACGCCGATGACCGCGGCGTCGGCGATCGAGGCGTGGGTGAGGAGGAGTGCTTCGAGTTCGGCGGGGGCGACCTGGTAGCCCTTGTACTTGATGAGTTCCTTGACCCGGTCGACTACGAAGAGCCAGCCGTCCGCGTCGACGCGTCCGACGTCGCCGGTGTGCACCCAGCCGTCGCCGTCGATCATGGCGTCGGTGTCTTCGGGGCGGCCCAGGTAGCCCTTCATCGTCTGGGGGCCGCGGATGAGGATCTCGCCGTCGGTGTCGATGCCGAGGTCCGTCCCCGGGTCCTCGATGGACGTGATGCGCATCTCGGTGCTGGGCAGCAGCTTCCCTACGGCGCCGGGGGGCGGGTTCTCGGCTTCGAGGGGTACGACGTGGGTGCCGGGCGAGAGTTCCGTCATGCCGTACGCCTGCCGTACGGGGGGCAGGCCGAGGCGGGCGGAGCAGGCGGCGGCCAGGTCGGCGTCCAGAGGCGCGGCGGCGCTGACGATGTACTCCAGCGAGGACAGGTCGTACTGGCCGACGGCCGGGTGCTTGGCGAGGGCCAGGACGATCGGCGGGGCCACGTACAGCCCGCCGATGCGGTGTTCCTGGATCACGCCGAGGAACTGGTCGAGGTCGAAGCGGGGCAGCACGACGACGGTGGCCCCGTAGCGCAGCGGGGCGTTCATCAGGGCGGTCAGCCCGTATATGTGGAAGAAGGGCAGGACGGCCAGGATGCTGTGGCCGGGCTCCATGGGGATGAAGGGGCGCAGCTGCTCCAGGTTGGTGCCGATGGAGCGGTGGGTGAGCATGACGCCCTTGGGGGCGCCGGTGGTCCCGGAGGAGTACGGGAGGGCGGCGATGTCCTCGGGGTCGAACTCGATCTCGGGTTCCGGGGCGGTGGAGCCCAGCATGTCGAGCACGGAGGTGTGGCCCTCGGCCTGGTCGCAGACGAAGATCTCCCGGATGCCGCCCGCGAGTTCGGCCGCCTGTCGGGCGACGTCGAGGAACAGGGACACGGTGACGATCCAGCGGGCGCCACTGTCCCCCAGCTGTTTGGCGAACTCCTCGGCGGTGGCCAGCGGGTGCACGGTGGTGACCGAGGCTCCGGCGCGGGTGGCCCCGTAGAAGACGGCGGGATAGGCGATCGTGTTGGGGCTGTGCAGGGCGAGGACGTCGCCCTTGCGCAGTCCCGCCTCGGCGAGGTGGGCGGCGATGCGGCGGTGGAAGGTGTCGAGCTGGGCGTACGTGACGGAGAGACCGTTGGTGCCGTCGATCAGGGCGACGGTGTCGCCGAAGGCCGCGGCGCCGCCGAGGACCGTTTCGTGGATGGGTGTGCCGAGGGCCGGAACGTCTTCGTACTCGCTGTGGAACACCATGGCGGTTCCCTTCGACGCGGGTACGGCCTGTCCGGCGTCCCGCCCTGGAGCAGCGGGGTCGCCGAGGGGCCGTGCGGTGGTGGGGAGGGTCAGCATCGCCTCTGCCGGCGGGGCGTGGGAAGGCCCGGAACGCCTCGGAATGCCTCGGAACGCCCCGGACGGCCTAGGGCGTGCTTTGAAAGTAGCGCCGTCCGCCCGAAGGGCGGGCCCGGCGGCGTCTGGTGCGTGCGATCGCAAGGCGCGGAAGTGGTCTCGTAGCGGAGCTACCAGGGCATTTCCGCAACGCCGCGAGCGTGCGTGCCAGGCGTCGCCGGGCAGGCGGGACTTTCAGAACACGCCCTGGCCCGGTCAGTACGACTTCGGCAGCCCCAGGGACTGGTGGGACACGTAGTTCAGGATCATCTCCCGGCTGACGGGCGCGATCCGCGCCACCCGGGACGCGGTGATCAGGGACCCGAGGCCGTACTCGCGGGTGAGGCCGTTGCCGCCGAGGGTGTGCACGGCCTGGTCGACGGCCCTGACGCAGGCCTCTCCGGCGGCGTACTTCGCCATGTTGGCGGCCTCGCCCGCGCCGATGTCGTCGCCGTCGTCGTAGAGCCGGGCGGCCTTCTGCATCATCAGGCGGGCGAGTTCGAGTTCGATGTGGGCCTGGGCCAGGGGGTGGGCGATGGCCTGGTGGGCGCCGATGGGCTCCTTCCACACCTGGCGGGTCTTCGCGTACTCCACCGCGCGGGCGAGGGCGTAGCGGCCCATGCCGATGCCGAAGGCCGCGGTCATGATGCGTTCGGGGTTGAGTCCGGCGAAGAGCTGGAGGAGTCCGGCGTCCTCCTCGCCCACGAGTGCGTCGGCGGGCAGGCGTACGTCGTCGAGGACGAGTTCGAACTGCTTCTCCGGGGCCTGGAGTTCCATGTCGATCTGCGACCGCTGGAAGCCGGGGGCCTCGCGCGGGACGATGAACAGGCAGGGCTTCAGCTTGCCGGTCCTGGCGTCCTCGGTGCGGCCGACGATGAGGGTGGCGTCGGCGATGTCGACGCCGGAGACGAAGACCTTGCGTCCGGTGAGGACCCATTCCTCGCCGTCGCGGCGGGCGGTGGTGGTGATCCGGTGGGAGTTGGAACCGGCGTCGGGCTCGGTGATGCCGAAGGCCATGGTGAGGCTGCCGTCGGCGAGGCCGGGGAGCCACTGCCTCTTCTGGTCGTCGGTGCCGAAACGGGCTATGACGGTGCCGCAGATGGCGGGTGAGACGACCATCATGAGGAGCGGGGAGCCCGCGGCCCCCAACTCCTCCAGAACGATGGAGAGTTCAGCCATCCCGCCGCCTCCGCCGCCGTGCTCCTCGGGCAGGTTCACGCCGAGGTAGCCGAGCTTGGCGGCTTCGGTCCACAGTTCCCGGGGGTGGGCTCCGTCGCGGATCACGGAGGTCATGTAGTCGCGCCCGTAACGCTTTCCGAGTGCGGCGACGGCGGCACGCAGGGCCTGGTGCTCTTCGGTTTCGAGGACGGTGCTCATGCGTTCGGTTCCTCCTGTGCGTCAGTGACGACGGCGAGCAGGGCGCCGACCTCCACCTGGAGGCCGGGTGCGGCATGCAGGGCGGTGAGGGTGCCGGAAGCCGGGGCGAGGATGCGGTGCTCCATCTTCATCGCCTCCAGCCAGATCAGCGGCTGCCCCGCCTCGACGGCCGCCCCGGCCGCGAGGCCGTCCGCGAGGCGGACGACGGTGCCGGGCATCGGGGCGAGCAGCGAGCCGGGCTCGGTGCGATCGGCGGGGTCGGTGAAGCGGGGCAGCGCGGTGAACGTGTACGAGCCGGTGGCGGTGTCCACGTACACCCGGTCGGCGCGGGCGGCGATGGCGAAGTGCCGGGTGACGCCGCCTGTTTCGAGGGTGACGCGGTCGGGGTGTGCGGTGACGAGCCGGGCGCCCTCGGCGGGCAGGAGGCCGTCGCGGGTGGTGCGGTAGGTGATGTCGTACTCGCGGCCGTCGGGTTCGCCGCGGTAGCACCTGAGCTGGGGCTGCGAGGCGATGTTGCGCCAGGCGCCGAAGCGGGCGACGCCGCCGGCGGTGGTGCGGCGGGCCGCTTCGGCGAGGGCCGCGGCGGTGGCCGCCAGCCGCTGGTCCGCCTCGTCCGCCTCGGTGGTCAGGGCTGCCAGGTGCCGGTCGTAGAAGCCGGTGTCGAGGCGGGCGGCGGCGAAGTCCGGGTGGCGCAGGGAGCGTACGAGCAGGTCGCGGTTGGTGACGGGGCCGTGGATGCGGGCGCGTTCCAGGGCGCGGGCCAGCAGGCGTACGGCTTCGGCGCGGGTGGGGGCGTGGGCGATGACCTTGGCGAGCATCGGGTCGTAGTGCACGCCGATGGTGTCGCCGCCGGTGTATCCGCTGTCCAGGCGCAGTCCCGGCTCGTCCGGTACGTCGAGTGCGAGCAGTGCTCCGGTCTGCGGCTGCCAGTCGCGGGCGGGGTCCTCGGCGTAGAGCCGGGCCTCGACTGCGTGTCCGGTGGGCTGCGGGGGTACGGGGGCGGGCAGGGGTTCGCCCTCCGCGGCCCGTAGTTGCAGGGCGACGAGATCGAGCCCGAACACGGCCTCGGTGACGGGGTGTTCGACCTGGAGGCGGGTGTTCATCTCCAGGAAGTACGGGCGGCCGTCGGCGGTGACCAGGAATTCGACGGTACCGGCGCCCCGGTAGCCGACGGCCCGCGCGGCGGCCGTCGCGGCATCGTGCAGCCCGTCCCGCAGTCCGTCGTCGAGGCCGGGCGCGGGGGCCTCCTCGATGACCTTCTGGTGGCGACGCTGGAGCGAGCAGTCGCGGGTGCCGAGCGCCCAGACGCCGTCATGCTCGTCGGCCATGATCTGGACCTCGACGTGCCGGCCGCGCTCCACGTACGGCTCGGCGAAGACCTCGCCGTCCCCGAAGGCGGACAGCGCCTCGGCCGCGGCTGCCGTCAACTCGCCCGGCAGATCAGCCAGTTCCCGTACGATCCGCATGCCACGCCCGCCGCCCCCGGCAGCCGCCTTCAGCAGCAGCGGCAGGTCCTCGGCGGTGGCGGTCGCCGGGTCGACGGGGGCGAGCAGCGGGACCCCGGCGGCGGCCATCAGCTGCTTGGCGCGGGTCTTGGACGCCATCAGTTCGATGGCCTTGACCGGCGGGCCGACCCAGACGAGTCCGGCGTCCTGCACGGCGGCGGCAAAGCCCGCGTTCTCGGAGAGGAAGCCGTACCCGGGGTGGACGGCGTCGGCACCGGACGCGAGGGCGGCGGCGACCACGAGATCGCCGCGCAGGTACGTGTCGGAGGGCGCAGCCCCCGGCAGCCGTACGGCGGTGTCGGCCTCCCGTACGTGCAGGGCGTCGGCGTCCGCGTCGGAGTACACGGCGACGGTGGCGATGCCGAGCGCGCGGCAGGTGCGGAAGATCCGGCAGGCGATCTCGCCCCGGTTGGCGACAAGGAGGGTGCTGATCATGTCGGTTCCTCTCACATCCGGAAGACGCCGAAGCCGCCGCGGGCGCCCTCGACCGGTGCGGTGTGGATGGCGGACAGGCACATCCCGAGGACGGTCCTGGTGTCGCGCGGGTCGATGACCCCGTCGTCGTACAGCCGCCCGGACAGGAACATCGGCAGGGACTCGGCCTCGATCTGCTGCTCGACCATGGCGCGCAGTCCGGCGTCCGCCTCGTCGTCGTACGGCCGGCCCTTCGCGGCGGCCGAGGCGCGGGCGACGATCGACAGCACCCCGGCCAGCTGCTGCGGCCCCATGACGGCGGACTTGCTGCTGGGCCAGGCGAACAGGAAGCGCGGGTCGTAGGCCCTGCCGCACATGCCGTAGTGACCTGCGCCGTAGGAGGCGCCCATCAGGACGGACAGGTGCGGGACCCTGGAGTTCGAGACCGCGTTGATCATCATCGCGCCGTGCTTGATGATGCCGCCCTGCTCGTATTCCTTGCCGACCATGTAGCCGGTGGTGTTGTGGAGGAAGAGCAGCGGGATGTCGCGCTGGTTGGCGAGCTGGATGAACTGGGCGGCCTTCTGCGACTCCTCGCTGAACAGCACGCCCTGGGCGTTGGCGAGGATGCCGACGGGGTAGCCGTGCAGCCGCGCCCAGCCGGTGACCAGGCTCGTCCCGTACAGCGGTTTGAACGCGTCGAAGTCCGAGCCGTCGACCAGCCGGGCGATGACCTCGCGCGGGTCGAAGGGCACCTTCAGATCGCCGGGCACGATGCCGATCAACTCGTCCTCGTCGTACTTGGGCGGCTCGGCGGGGCCAGGATCGGTGTGCGCCTTGCGCCAGTTGAGGCGGGCGACGATGCGGCGGGCCTGGAGCAGGGCGTCGTGCTCGTCGACGGCGAAGTGGTCGGCGAGACCGGAGGTGCGGGCGTGCATCTCGGCGCCGCCCAGCGATTCGTCGTCGCTCTCCTCGCCGGTGGCCATCTTCACCAGGGGCGGGCCGCCGAGGAAGACCTTGGACTGCTCCTTGATCATGACGGTGTGGTCGGACATTCCCGGGACGTACGCGCCTCCGGCGGTGGAGTTGCCGAAGACGACGGCCACGGTCGGGATACCGGCGGCCGACAGCCGGGTGATGTCACGGAAGAGCGCCCCGCCCGGGATGAAGATCTCCTTCTGGGACGGGAGATCGGCGCCGCCCGACTCCACCAGGCTGATGCATGGCAGCCGGTTGGCGAAGGCGATCTCGTTGGCCCGCAGGGCCTTCTTCAGCGTCCAGGGGTTGGAGGCGCCGCCGCGTACGGTCGGGTCGTTGGCGGTGATCAGGCACTCGACGCCCTCCACCACCCCGATCCCGGTGACCAGCGAGGCGCCGACCGCGTAGTCGCTGCCCCAGGCGGCGAGCGGCGACAGCTCCAGGAACGGGCTGTCCTCGTCGATCAGCAGCTCGATCCGTTCACGGGCGAGGAGCTTGCCGCGCTTGCGGTGCCGTTCGACGTACTTCTCACCGCCGCCTCCCAGCGCCGCCGTGTGCGCGGCGTCCAGCTCGGCGAGCTTGTCGAGCATGGCGGCCCGGTGGGCGGCGTATTCGGGGCTCGCGGTGTCGAGCCCGGTGGGCAGGACGGTCATGCGTGCACCTCCGGTGCGTCGGCACTGTCCAGCAGGGCCACGGGTATCTCCAGCCGGCGCGAGCGCAGCCACTCCCCCACGGCCTTGGCCTGCGGGTCGAAGCGGTGCTGGGCGGCGACGCCTTCGCCGAGGAGCCCGTGGACCGTGAAGTTCAGGGCGCGCAGGTTCGGCAGGACATGGCGTACGACGGTGAGGCCGGCGGTCTCCGGGAGGAGTGCGCGGAAGCGCTCGACGGTCAGCTCATGGGCCAGCCACCGCCAGGCCTCGTCGCTGCGGACCCACACCCCGACATTGGCGTCGCCGCCCTTGTCGCCGCTGCGGGCCCCCGCGACAAGCCCGAGGGGTGCGGTCCGGGTGGGTCCGGCGGCCAACGGCTCGGGCAGCTCGGGCTGTTCGACCTCGGCCAGGACCTGCGTACGCGCGGCCGGCTCCTGCGCCTCACGCCGCCCGTCGGGCAGCACGGCCACCTGCTCCACGTCCCCGGCCGGTACGTACCGCGCCTCGAACACCCCGTAGGGCGCGCCCTTTCCGGGCGGGGCGGTGACATGGAAGCCCGGGTAGCTGCCGAGCGCCAGCTCGATCGCGGCACCGGACAGGGCGCGCCCCACGGCGTCGGGATCCTGGTCGCGGACGACGAGCCGCAGCAGGGCGCTCGCGGTCTCCTCGGTGGCGGCATCGGCCCGGTCGGTACGGGCGAGCTCCCAGCGCACCTCGTCCGGCTGCCGCCCGGCCCGTGCGAAGGCGTCCGCGAACTGGTCCTGTACAAGCCGCGCTTTGGCCTCGATGTCGAGTCCGGTGACGACGAAGACGACCTCGTTCCGCCAGCCGCCGAGGCGGGTGAGCCCGGCCTTGAGCGTGGGCGGCCGGGCCTCGCCCTTCACCCCGGAGATCCTGACCCGGTCGGGGCCGTCGGGGGTCAGCCGTACGGTGTCGAGCCGGGCGGTGACGTCGGGGCCCGCGTACCGGGCGCCGCCGGTCTCGTACAGCAGCTGGGCGGTGACGGTGCCGAGGTCGACGACGCCGCCGGTGCCGTCGTGCTTGGTGATGACGCTCGCGCCGTCGGCGTGGATCTCGGCGACGGGAAAGCCGGGGCGGCGGATGTCGTGGCCGCGGAAGAAGGAGTAGTTCCCGCCGGTGGCCTGGGTGCCGCACTCCAGTACGTGCCCGGCGACGACGGCCCCGGCGAGCGCGTCGTGGTCCTCGGGCCCCCAGCCGAAGTGTGCGGCGGCGGGTCCGGTGACGAGGGCGGCGTCGGTGACCCTGCCGGTGACGACGACGTCGGCGCCGGCCCGCAGGCAGGCGGCGATGCCCGCCCCGCCGAGGTAGGCGTTGGCGGTGAGGTATCCGTCGGGGACGGGGAGGCTGTCGCCCTCGACGTGGGCGACGCGCACGGGCACGCCCACCTTCCCGGCCAGCTCGCGTACGGCGTCGGCCAGTCCTGCAGGGTTGAGGCCGCCCGCGTTGGCGACGATCTTCACCCCGCGCTCGTGGGCGAGGCCGAGGCCTTCCTCCAGCTGGCGCAGGAAGGTGGTGGCGTAGCCGCGTGCGGGGTCCTTGAGCCGGCTGCGGCCGAGGATGAGCATGGTCAGCTCGGCGAGGTAGTCGCCGGTGAGGACGTCGAGGGGGCCGCCGGTGAGCATCTCGCGCATGGCGTCGAAGCGGTCGCCGTAGAACCCGGAGGCGTTGCCGATCCGCAGCGGCGCGGTCACCGGCCCGCCTT
This genomic interval from Streptomyces sp. NBC_00464 contains the following:
- a CDS encoding TetR/AcrR family transcriptional regulator encodes the protein MAALTPPKQDRSRATRQRLLEAAVACLADHGWAGSTVSVVAIRAGVSRGAAQHHFPTREDLFTAAVEYVAEERSAALRAVPDQDRAAVVAALVDLYTGPLFRAALQLWVAASNEEQLRPRVTELEARVGRETHHIAVGLLHADETRPGVRETVQGLLDMARGLGLANVLTDDRARRGRVVAQWAAMVDEALG
- a CDS encoding AAA family ATPase yields the protein MLLNFRVANHRSIREEQELQLHPAYDTDRPPGTDWAAVPVVGLFGANAAGKSNLVGALEYMASMVLNSHRDAEPGDGLTRSVFRLDAAASDEPSWYVVDLLLDGVRYTYGFSVDDERVLDEWLYSYPLGKKRKIFERPDGEVQPGDSQAKRELELVENITEPNVLFLTMAARSKQEDFRPVYDWFATGLRFAEGRTRMPLGVPTGSSRDAAALLALLRSADLGIEEYGIERQVMDEDALHRMFGGPLLQQELARLEASGPRELSRTWIGHRGRSGVVRMELHEESAGTRALLRQAPRFLSVLRQGGTFIVDEIDSSLHPLLTTQLIGLFQDPETNPRAAQLIFTSHDASLLGRADGEDILKRDQVWFVEKDRYGETRLIALSEFKPRTGENHERRYLGGSYGGVPFIDESFTKALAARGDERGATA
- a CDS encoding acetyl/propionyl/methylcrotonyl-CoA carboxylase subunit alpha, coding for MISTLLVANRGEIACRIFRTCRALGIATVAVYSDADADALHVREADTAVRLPGAAPSDTYLRGDLVVAAALASGADAVHPGYGFLSENAGFAAAVQDAGLVWVGPPVKAIELMASKTRAKQLMAAAGVPLLAPVDPATATAEDLPLLLKAAAGGGGRGMRIVRELADLPGELTAAAAEALSAFGDGEVFAEPYVERGRHVEVQIMADEHDGVWALGTRDCSLQRRHQKVIEEAPAPGLDDGLRDGLHDAATAAARAVGYRGAGTVEFLVTADGRPYFLEMNTRLQVEHPVTEAVFGLDLVALQLRAAEGEPLPAPVPPQPTGHAVEARLYAEDPARDWQPQTGALLALDVPDEPGLRLDSGYTGGDTIGVHYDPMLAKVIAHAPTRAEAVRLLARALERARIHGPVTNRDLLVRSLRHPDFAAARLDTGFYDRHLAALTTEADEADQRLAATAAALAEAARRTTAGGVARFGAWRNIASQPQLRCYRGEPDGREYDITYRTTRDGLLPAEGARLVTAHPDRVTLETGGVTRHFAIAARADRVYVDTATGSYTFTALPRFTDPADRTEPGSLLAPMPGTVVRLADGLAAGAAVEAGQPLIWLEAMKMEHRILAPASGTLTALHAAPGLQVEVGALLAVVTDAQEEPNA
- a CDS encoding enoyl-CoA hydratase family protein, which gives rise to MTLAPPTHDRGVTTLTLDSPANRNALSAPLVAGLTAALDACAADDTVRAVVLTHTGNTFCAGADLRAPADPHAFVALLRQIITLPKPVVARVTGHVRAGGLGLLGACDISAAGPDSSFALTESRLGLAPAVISLPLLPRLDPRAASRYYLTGERFDAAEAARTGLVTLAAEDVDKALLPVLDGLRRASPQGLAASKELVTVTVRETFDQYAEDLIARSAALFASDEAREGMTAFLERRDPAWRL
- a CDS encoding acyclic terpene utilization AtuA family protein; translation: MTAPLRIGNASGFYGDRFDAMREMLTGGPLDVLTGDYLAELTMLILGRSRLKDPARGYATTFLRQLEEGLGLAHERGVKIVANAGGLNPAGLADAVRELAGKVGVPVRVAHVEGDSLPVPDGYLTANAYLGGAGIAACLRAGADVVVTGRVTDAALVTGPAAAHFGWGPEDHDALAGAVVAGHVLECGTQATGGNYSFFRGHDIRRPGFPVAEIHADGASVITKHDGTGGVVDLGTVTAQLLYETGGARYAGPDVTARLDTVRLTPDGPDRVRISGVKGEARPPTLKAGLTRLGGWRNEVVFVVTGLDIEAKARLVQDQFADAFARAGRQPDEVRWELARTDRADAATEETASALLRLVVRDQDPDAVGRALSGAAIELALGSYPGFHVTAPPGKGAPYGVFEARYVPAGDVEQVAVLPDGRREAQEPAARTQVLAEVEQPELPEPLAAGPTRTAPLGLVAGARSGDKGGDANVGVWVRSDEAWRWLAHELTVERFRALLPETAGLTVVRHVLPNLRALNFTVHGLLGEGVAAQHRFDPQAKAVGEWLRSRRLEIPVALLDSADAPEVHA
- a CDS encoding acyl-CoA dehydrogenase family protein, with product MSTVLETEEHQALRAAVAALGKRYGRDYMTSVIRDGAHPRELWTEAAKLGYLGVNLPEEHGGGGGGMAELSIVLEELGAAGSPLLMMVVSPAICGTVIARFGTDDQKRQWLPGLADGSLTMAFGITEPDAGSNSHRITTTARRDGEEWVLTGRKVFVSGVDIADATLIVGRTEDARTGKLKPCLFIVPREAPGFQRSQIDMELQAPEKQFELVLDDVRLPADALVGEEDAGLLQLFAGLNPERIMTAAFGIGMGRYALARAVEYAKTRQVWKEPIGAHQAIAHPLAQAHIELELARLMMQKAARLYDDGDDIGAGEAANMAKYAAGEACVRAVDQAVHTLGGNGLTREYGLGSLITASRVARIAPVSREMILNYVSHQSLGLPKSY
- a CDS encoding acyl-CoA carboxylase subunit beta, with product MTVLPTGLDTASPEYAAHRAAMLDKLAELDAAHTAALGGGGEKYVERHRKRGKLLARERIELLIDEDSPFLELSPLAAWGSDYAVGASLVTGIGVVEGVECLITANDPTVRGGASNPWTLKKALRANEIAFANRLPCISLVESGGADLPSQKEIFIPGGALFRDITRLSAAGIPTVAVVFGNSTAGGAYVPGMSDHTVMIKEQSKVFLGGPPLVKMATGEESDDESLGGAEMHARTSGLADHFAVDEHDALLQARRIVARLNWRKAHTDPGPAEPPKYDEDELIGIVPGDLKVPFDPREVIARLVDGSDFDAFKPLYGTSLVTGWARLHGYPVGILANAQGVLFSEESQKAAQFIQLANQRDIPLLFLHNTTGYMVGKEYEQGGIIKHGAMMINAVSNSRVPHLSVLMGASYGAGHYGMCGRAYDPRFLFAWPSSKSAVMGPQQLAGVLSIVARASAAAKGRPYDDEADAGLRAMVEQQIEAESLPMFLSGRLYDDGVIDPRDTRTVLGMCLSAIHTAPVEGARGGFGVFRM
- a CDS encoding RloB family protein, translating into MARQPKPGGRKRPSFESRLDRRSGLRAARLRLLVVCGAEVTEHAYVQGLKNAARNPAVSVKIVKHPKAPSQVVAHAAKLLASAADEYDEAWCVLDVDEFTDLDEALREAGRHGIGVALSNPCFEVWLLLHFTDHRKHAGSYDQLVPILNRHTPGGYSKTGLVFRHYEDGWREAVRRAKKLAPEGKEREVNPSTGMWKLALAIGGPA
- a CDS encoding 4-coumarate--CoA ligase family protein, with translation MVFHSEYEDVPALGTPIHETVLGGAAAFGDTVALIDGTNGLSVTYAQLDTFHRRIAAHLAEAGLRKGDVLALHSPNTIAYPAVFYGATRAGASVTTVHPLATAEEFAKQLGDSGARWIVTVSLFLDVARQAAELAGGIREIFVCDQAEGHTSVLDMLGSTAPEPEIEFDPEDIAALPYSSGTTGAPKGVMLTHRSIGTNLEQLRPFIPMEPGHSILAVLPFFHIYGLTALMNAPLRYGATVVVLPRFDLDQFLGVIQEHRIGGLYVAPPIVLALAKHPAVGQYDLSSLEYIVSAAAPLDADLAAACSARLGLPPVRQAYGMTELSPGTHVVPLEAENPPPGAVGKLLPSTEMRITSIEDPGTDLGIDTDGEILIRGPQTMKGYLGRPEDTDAMIDGDGWVHTGDVGRVDADGWLFVVDRVKELIKYKGYQVAPAELEALLLTHASIADAAVIGVYDADGNEIPKAFLVRQPAARDLTADAVMTYVAERVAPYKKIRQAEFIDAVPRAASGKILRRELRDREKQP